In the Glycine max cultivar Williams 82 chromosome 6, Glycine_max_v4.0, whole genome shotgun sequence genome, ACCTTATATTatacttataataattatacatttatacCCTGTTTCTTATATTCAATATTACCATTACTATTAATAATAACGTGTAGAGAGAAGAGGAGGATCAATGCATAGGCGCAACAAGACGGTTGTTCCATTGGGCATGCTCAGAAGGTTTCTCGCCGCGTCCATATTCTCAATAGTCGtcacttctttcttctttgttcACGTTCACGTTTCTCCTTCACCCACTGATCACAAGTTCAATGATAAGATCCCCTCGGTTTGTTTCTTCTCTCTATCATTCATTCCTCTGTTTCGCTGAacgaaaaaaaagtttgttttttaGGGCACTTCTTGTTGCTCCGGGCGTTCTGGAAATCTCCGTGATCTTCTCTAACTTTGTTTCAAGGCTAActgattctatttttttatttatttattcaatttatttgcAATGGGTCTGTTTTCAGGTTCTCTTTTGAAAACTTCGATTTTCAGTGTATTGTTGACTTGAACTGGATTGCCATTTGTGCATACAAATGTGGAAAGTGTGGGACTTTGGCTTTCTGGAATTtagttttgaatattttgatggCTTAGTGATCAAAGTTCCATTTCTGTTGTGTGAAATTCTAAATTTGACAGTTTCGTGACCCGCAAAGCTGGACTAGAGAACTCGCTCCGCCTCATCTATCCAAGGCTCCACTCTCTGTTCCCAAGGTTTTGTATTTCCAATCATTATTCCCTTAGAAACTGATTTGTTGATCTATCTGTTTGTGGATGCTGAGAATGTGACTGAGAAATGAAACCAATCCACTAGGTAGTGATcccaatataatattttattttccacattttttgagaaaatcttatattataaatcaGAGATAAATGTTACCCTTTTTTTCACTAACTGCCTTTAGTAAATTGCTAATTATCGGAAAACCATCTTAAATGCAGaagtgtatttttaattttttttttctgtcaataGTGGAAGTTTCTTCTTTGCTAATTGCCTTTCAGTGGGgagtttcttattttatttggttttagtGCTTGTCAGCTATGTTGGGGTGTCATGTATCTTAGCAGATAcagtatattttatattctgCAAAGCAATTAtgcatctttttctttgttttcactCCTTTAGTTTTGTAGTTGAAGGATTCAAGAAAGGATTCAGACTACGAGAAACTGTGGAAGCCTCCATCAAATCATGGGTTTATACCCTGTACAAAGCCTACTCCTAATTACTCAAGTAAGAAACTTGAACTTGTGTAGCAATTTGTAAGTTCGAATTTTCTTTTCAGTCTTTAAATGAAGTGTTGACTGTTTATCCAGCTCCTGGAAGGTCACGTGGTTACCTTTCTGTTCATACAAATGGAGGGCTAAACCAAATGCGTACTGGGGTGAGTTCTCTCTTTAAATTTCTCTCATATGAAACTTTTGGTTTTAGTGTCAGCTACTCAGCTTATTCCATGTTGAATTTTTaacttcttatttgatttttgttagaTGTTAGAAAGTTCTCCATTAGTTTAGTTTCTGAGAAGTTATACTAATACTACCATGATACTTCAAGACAAAAAAGATTGCTAAAAGGCCTAATTGATGACAAAAGTCTTGAATTTAGAGAACGTCACTAGTATGATAGTCAGTTTTGGATGTTTCTTATCATTGCATTGCTAGAAGCTGAAAGTTTGTTTTCTCTACTACAGATATGTGATATGGTAGCTATAGCTCGTATCATAAATGCCACTCTTGTAATTCCAGAACTTGATAAAAAGTCATTTTGGCATGATACTAGGTAACTTTTGAATTCTGTATGAGTTCTATTTTTCTACTATAGTTCTCTATTTTGGATTTTACATTATTAGATTTTATAGTCTTTTGTTTGATTTGCAGCATTTTCTCTGATATCTTTGATGAAGAGTGGTTTATTAGTTCTCTAGCTAATGatataaaaatcattaagaAGCTTCCCAAAAAACTGGTTAATGCAACCAAAATTGTCATGCAATTCAGAAGCTGGTCTGGTATGGATTACTATGAGAATGAGATTGCTGCCTTGTGGGATAATTTCAATGTATGTAGTCTGGTTGAAATCTGTTGGTGTATACACTAATATGTTATTATCCATCTATTTACCTTAACTTCTAACTACTGTACGACTATCTTATCTTTGATAACCTCTAAAGGTAATTCGAGCTTCCAAATCTGATTCTCGGTTAGCAAATAACAACCTACCTCCAGAGATTCAGAAACTTCGCTGCCGTGCTTGTTATGAAGCTCTTCGCTTCTCTCCGCACATTGAAAAAATGGGAAAAGTATATAAGTAGATATTAACTCTTATTGGCTTCTTTTATTGCTTGCTCATACTCCGTCCTTactttaggatttttttttttcatttccaaaTACTTTTTGGATCATTGTAGATATTGGTGGAGAGAATGAAGTCATTCGGCCCTTATATTGCATTACATTTACGTTATGAGAAGGATATGCTTGCATTTAGTGGGTGCACACATGAATTATCTACAGCTGAGGCTGAAGAGCTACGGATTATCAGGTATTGATGCTTCAAAATGATTAGTTGAaatctattttcttttcctgATATCTAATGTTTGAAAATTACCATCTTGGACTAAATTTGTAGAGAGAATACTACTTATTGGAAAAGAAAGTATATTAACCCCATAGAAGAAAGGTCCAAAGGTTTTTGCCCCTTAACTCCAAAGGAAGTTGGAATTTTTCTTACTGCTCTTGGATACCCATCAAAGACTCCAATATATATTGCTGCTGGGGAGATATATGGGGGTGAGTCCCATATGACTGACCTGCAATCCCGCTATCCATTGTTAATGAGCAAGGTAAGCAATTACAATTTTGTTGCTGTATGTTGGTGAAGTTTGATAAGAAAATCTTTTgaacatattttcttttaatgaagTTTGATTACCCTAAAATTTTCATTCAGTAACTAGTTAGTTTATTACCAGATTGAGCAATAATAAAATGAGGTTTTGATAGGAAAGGTTTGCATTGTCTCATCCACTATATGATGACATCATACTCCTAATACAATtcttaaattgaaaacaaagcaATGTCAAAGGGGTTAGATAACTGGTGACAGAAAACCTATcctagaagaaaacaaacacagggtggctctattttttaaatgcatGAGGAGCTTTGCATCATAAGCCAGATTCTCTATTAATTAATCACAGAGATCAGGTTAGTGGCATTGTGCATTGATCCAACTCTTGTTTCAGTTAAATCATTTAGGTGCAACCATGTTTTCTATCAAAGGTTTCTTTCGTTAAATCATTTAGGTGCAACCATGTTTTCTATCAAAGGTTTCTTTTGTTAAATCATTTAGGTGCAGCCATGTTTTCTATCTATGGCAAGTGCTGAGTTTAAGGCAAGAAGTCTAAATAAGTAATAGCAGTCAGCTGAGAATGCATTGATATCATGTTGATAGCCTACCTATGATTATTTTCAGGAAAAGTTAGCATCCATTGAGGAGCTTGAACCCTTTTCTAGTCATGCGTCTCAAATGGCTGCTCTTGACTATATTGTATCGGTTGAAAGTGATGTATTTGTACATTCTTACCCTGGAAACATGGCAAAGGCTGTTGAAGGCCATCGTCGTTTTCTTGGGAGTGGAAGAACAATATCTCCTGATAGGTGAGACTCTTTTCAAAAGATGTTCATCATTACAGAGCTGTTCAGCATGATCCCATTTCTTTTATCAGGAAAGCGCTTGTTCATCTGTTTGATAAACTGGCAAATGGATCAATGACTGAGGGGAGAACACTTTCTAATAAAATCATTGATCTCCACAAAAAACGGTACATGATAGAAGAAGCATTAATTATATGTTAAGTAATTTTATGATTGCACTATAAGTTCCTTATATGATATTGTAATTGACATTTGTGCATGTCCcatcatttttatgattttgatagccctatcattttttaacaaatcatTATTATCAGGTTGCTCAACATTTGGATATTTACATAATTATAACCATACCTAATAAATAACTAGATTATAAGAGGATATTATAGCTATaatcataactaatttttaaaatatgggtatataactagttatcaataaattagttatataacaaattatatctaaaatcaattacataactagttattaatgaataaatataagttatttgaaaTATGCATTTCTTTTAGTTATAgttttataactaattattttttaaataaaaataagttatttgacATACCCATAACTATAAAATTGGTTATAGTTTTATACCCACTTTTGTATAACTAGttatatttatagttatttttttaaaactagttttTTGGAGCATCCCTAATTATCATTACTCCATGAAAATTTCTTCTAATTTAGGCTCTTTGAtccatgttttttcttttttattgaatgaattcGTTTCTTAGAAGCTGTATTGGTCAAGTAATATTGGCCAAACACCAATGCCTTTGTACCAATTATAGTTGTCATCATTAGCTTGACAGAATATGTTGTCATTTGTCTGGtaattgtcatcatttttcattACATGAGATGAAAATATTTGAGGTGGTATTCTGAATTTTGATAAAATgcttatgaaaaagaaaaaaaaatacatttgtttattatttgggTTTGTGCTTATGGTGTGTTGAGCAGGCTTGGCTTCTTCAGAAAGAGAAAAGGACCCGTTTCTGGAACAAAGGGCTTGGACAGGTTTCGCTCAGAAGAAACATTTTATGCAAACCCTTTACCTGGTTGTTTATGTCGGACAGAATCACTCAATATAAACGCTTCTCACTTCTCAGTATAGTTAGGCCAGAATAAAGCAAAAGCTTTTTCCTTTATATTGGTGAAAGGATTGTCACATGCACTTCCCTTTACTAACGTTTCAACACTAGATCAGCTGGAAGATGTTAAAAGGGTGTTGTCATAGTGTATATATtgatagaaaaaagaagaagaaggaagtataatagaaaggaaaaggaaggaggggggaaataaataaagaaagatgCAAGAGTTGATATACAAAGTTGGTGAGGGTGACTAAATCAGATTCTTGAGTGTGTGATTGGGTCTTTTGGAAGGCATGATTCGTTCATTCATTCAGTGAGCATTACTTGTTTATGTAAAGCTTTTTAGATTTGGCCTGGGACTCAAAATCACACATTATtgcaaatatttttgtttttggtgaaaTTCATTATTGGAAGTATTATTGCAAATATTTATCGTATTCTCATCATATGTTTAATGCTCTTCCCACCCCGAACAAAGCTTGATCTCCTTTGACCCTCTACGGCTATCTTTAGATTTCCATTTGGGGAATTCCAAACTCAATTCGAAGAGTAAACTCAGTTTCTGACATGTTTAGTTACCTCAAAAGTATGTTCACACACTTATATTTTACTGGAACCAAATTTCTATAAAAGCAGGACCAAGGttcattttgcaaaaaaaaaaactaaaaccttTTCCAAAATTAA is a window encoding:
- the LOC100807411 gene encoding O-fucosyltransferase 7 isoform X2 — encoded protein: MKNPTLRERRGGSMHRRNKTVVPLGMLRRFLAASIFSIVVTSFFFVHVHVSPSPTDHKFNDKIPSFRDPQSWTRELAPPHLSKAPLSVPKLKDSRKDSDYEKLWKPPSNHGFIPCTKPTPNYSTPGRSRGYLSVHTNGGLNQMRTGICDMVAIARIINATLVIPELDKKSFWHDTSIFSDIFDEEWFISSLANDIKIIKKLPKKLVNATKIVMQFRSWSGMDYYENEIAALWDNFNVIRASKSDSRLANNNLPPEIQKLRCRACYEALRFSPHIEKMGKILVERMKSFGPYIALHLRYEKDMLAFSGCTHELSTAEAEELRIIRENTTYWKRKYINPIEERSKGFCPLTPKEVGIFLTALGYPSKTPIYIAAGEIYGGESHMTDLQSRYPLLMSKEKLASIEELEPFSSHASQMAALDYIVSVESDVFVHSYPGNMAKAVEGHRRFLGSGRTISPDRLGFFRKRKGPVSGTKGLDRFRSEETFYANPLPGCLCRTESLNINASHFSV
- the LOC100807411 gene encoding O-fucosyltransferase 7 isoform X1 produces the protein MKNPTLRERRGGSMHRRNKTVVPLGMLRRFLAASIFSIVVTSFFFVHVHVSPSPTDHKFNDKIPSFRDPQSWTRELAPPHLSKAPLSVPKLKDSRKDSDYEKLWKPPSNHGFIPCTKPTPNYSTPGRSRGYLSVHTNGGLNQMRTGICDMVAIARIINATLVIPELDKKSFWHDTSIFSDIFDEEWFISSLANDIKIIKKLPKKLVNATKIVMQFRSWSGMDYYENEIAALWDNFNVIRASKSDSRLANNNLPPEIQKLRCRACYEALRFSPHIEKMGKILVERMKSFGPYIALHLRYEKDMLAFSGCTHELSTAEAEELRIIRENTTYWKRKYINPIEERSKGFCPLTPKEVGIFLTALGYPSKTPIYIAAGEIYGGESHMTDLQSRYPLLMSKEKLASIEELEPFSSHASQMAALDYIVSVESDVFVHSYPGNMAKAVEGHRRFLGSGRTISPDRKALVHLFDKLANGSMTEGRTLSNKIIDLHKKRLGFFRKRKGPVSGTKGLDRFRSEETFYANPLPGCLCRTESLNINASHFSV